A portion of the Harpia harpyja isolate bHarHar1 chromosome 15, bHarHar1 primary haplotype, whole genome shotgun sequence genome contains these proteins:
- the HOXC13 gene encoding homeobox protein Hox-C13, which translates to MTAPLGLPPRWPDGLACRCEDAPREKNRMEGLGHCREMMPHAGLAVPTAPPPPPPPQGSAYAELAAAEPPRQCPSGAASSAALGYGYPFGGGYYGCRLSHSHGVNLQQKPCAYHPGEKYPEAGGPLPGEELPSRAKEFAFYPGFPSSYQAVPGYLDVSVVPGLGGHPEPRHDALLPMEGYQHWALSNGWDGQVYCSKEQSQSAHLWKSPFPDVVPLQPEVSSYRRGRKKRVPYTKIQLKELEKEYAASKFITKEKRRRISATTNLSERQVTIWFQNRRVKEKKVVSKSKTAHLHAT; encoded by the exons ATGACGGCACCGCTCGGCCTCCCCCCGCGCTGGCCCGACGGCCTCGCCTGCCGCTGCGAGGACGCCCCGCGGGAGAAAAACCGCATGGAAGGGTTGGGGCATTGCCGGGAGATGATGCCCCACGCGGGACTCGCCGTGCCtaccgccccgccgccgccgccgccaccccagGGAAGCGCTTACGCGGAGCTGGCGGCCGCCGAGCCCCCCCGGCAGTGCCCGTCGGGGGCGGCTTCCAGCGCGGCGCTGGGCTACGGTTATCCCTTCGGTGGGGGCTACTACGGCTGCAGGTTGTCCCACTCCCACGGAGTCAACTTGCAGCAGAAACCCTGCGCTTACCACCCCGGGGAGAAGTACCCCGAGGCCGGCGGGCCCCTGCCCGGCGAGGAGCTGCCGTCGAGGGCCAAAGAATTCGCCTTTTATCCCGGTTTTCCCAGCTCCTACCAGGCGGTCCCTGGCTATTTGGACGTGTCGGTGGTACCGGGGCTCGGTGGTCACCCGGAACCGAGACACGACGCTTTGCTTCCCATGGAAGGTTACCAACACTGGGCTCTTTCTAATGGCTGGGATGGGCAAGTGTACTGCTCCAAAGAGCAATCGCAGTCTGCACACCTCTGGAAATCACCTTTCCCAG acgTGGTCCCCTTACAACCCGAAGTCAGCAGCTATCGGAGGGGACGAAAAAAAAGGGTCCCTTATACCAAAATCCAGCTGAAGGAGTTGGAAAAGGAGTACGCGGCCAGCAAATTCATCACcaaagagaagaggaggaggatttcGGCCACCACCAACCTGTCCGAGCGTCAAGTGACTATCTGGTTCCAGAACCGGAGGGTCAAGGAGAAGAAGGTGGTGAGCAAATCCAAGACAGCGCATCTCCACGCCACCTGA